Within Amycolatopsis sp. cg5, the genomic segment GTGCAGCGCGGTGGTGCAGGACGAGACGGCGACGCCGTGCGCGGAGCCGGTGTGCGCGGCGAACGCCTGCTCGAACTCGGCCACCCTGGGGCCCTGCGCCACCCAGCCGGAGCGGACCGCTTCCGCGACCGCCTCGGCCTCTTCCTCACCCAGGAACGGTCGCATAACCGGAATCAAGTCGGCTCCCCTTTTTGTCGTTTGCTCGAAGAGAGAATCGGTCGCCGAATGCCCGCTGTTACTGAGACATCAGCCGATCAGCCCGGCGAGCTTTTCCGCGCGCGCCGACCACGAGTGCGCACGCGCGACCCCGCGGCGCACCGACACCGCCGCGGGGTCACGCGCCTGGATGGCCGCCGCGAGCACCGCCTCGGCGAACGCCGCGGGACTGTCGGCCAATCGGATCTCGTCGGTTTCATCCGCGAGTCGCCTGCTCGCCGGCAGCTCGCTGCTGACCACCGGTTTCCCGGCGGCGAGGTACTCGAGCGTCTTCAGCGGGAAGGACGCGCGATTGAACGCCGAGTCCGCGTACGGGGTGAGCCCGACGTCGAACCTGGCGAGATACGGCAGCAGGTCGTCGAACGGCACAGGGCCGACGTAATGCACGTTTTCCCTGGCCAGCAAGGAATCCACGCGTGCCGGATACCAGCCGGGGTCACGCGGGCCGACCAGCAGCAAGCCGACCCCGGTGTCCGCGACGGCCTCCAGCAGCGCGAGGTCGATCCGGTCGGACAGCTGGCCGGACAGTCCCGCGACCGGGGTCGGGAAACCGTCCGGCAACGCGGCGGGCTCGACCTCGGCGAGGTAGGCGTCCGGCGCGCAGCCGTTGGGGAACAGCATCGGCTCCGGCCCGAGACCACGCCAGCGCGCGGCCAGCTCCGGGCCGACCGCGAGCACGAGATCCGCGCGCCGCAACGACTTCCGCTCCTCGCCTGCGACGCGGTCCCGGTCGAGCCGCATCAGCTCGGCGCCCGCGACCCAGTCGTCCGTGCCGTACAGGACGTCCACAGTGGACGATCCCCAGCGGCCGAGCACGTCGTGCGGCGAGCACGCCAGCACCGCACGCGGCCGCCTGCGCAGCCGCCGCAGTGCCCAGGCCAGCTGGGCACGCACCAGCGGCCAGGTCGTCGACCGGATGCCCGGCCTGGTCAGGCCGGGCAACGCGACCGGCGTGAGCCGCCCGATCGTGCTGGTGACCTCCCGCAGCACCGGCCGCCACTGGCGACCGGCCGAGGCCGCGACCCCGCGATAACGGTCGGGGGTCGCGGGGGAGACCGGCGGATCGACCCACAGGATGTCGAAATGCTCGGTCAGTGCCTCCGCCAGCTGGCGTTCGGAGCCCTTGACCCCGTCCCACGTCACCCCCGAGACGACGACCACCAGTCGCCGTCCCGGGGTACCGGCATCCGTCATGCGCTCGGCGAGAACACGACGTCGACCCAGTAGTTGCCGCCTCGGTAGGTCGAGTCCGGGAAGCCCGGTCCGACCTTGTACACGCCGTTCGGCGTGCCGCCTCCGGTCGCGGGCGCGGTCAGCGGTGCGCTGCTCACCCCGGTCTGCTCGAAGTAAAACGCGTTCGCCGAGTAGTGCCCGTTGGGCGCGGTGTACGAGGCGATGTAGCTCTGCCCCGCCGTGATGGCCACCGGTGCGTTGAACGTCAGCGTCTGCCAGCCCGACGCCGTCTCACCGGTGAACGTGCCGGTGGCCAGCTGCGTGCCGTCGGCCGTCCACAGTGAACCGGTGTGCGTGCCGGTGTTGCCCGTTCCCTTGTAGAACTTGACGCCGGTGACATTGCCGTCGACCGAAGAGCTGAACCGGACACCCAGTTCGAGCGAGGTGGCTTCGTCGGCCGACAGGATCGTCGGTGTCGTCGCCGCGCTGAACAGTGTGCAAGGACAGGTCTGCGTCGCCGCCGTGGTGAACGTCCACGTCGAGGCCGCCGGCATCGGGTTGCCGTTCGCGTCGGCGATCTTCATGCTCACCGCGTACGTCGTGCCCGCCACCAGCCTGGCCGCCGGCGTCCAGGTGACCGTCTTCTGGTCCGCGGACAGTGCGAGCGAGCCGGATAGCTTCGCCGAGCCGGGATCGGACAGCGAGAACTGCGCGCTGGTCAGGTCGACCGGTTCGCTGAACGTCGTGCTGACCGTGCCCGCCAACGGAGTTCCGGTGGCGCCCGGAGCCGGTGTGCGGTTCGTGATCGTCGGCGGCGTGGTGTCGCCGTTGAGCCCGTTCTGGAAGATCACGTCGACCCAGTAGTTGCTGGCGCGGTAGGTCGACGTCGGGAACCCGCCGCCACTGCCCGCCTTGTAGACGCCGTTTCCGCCGTCGACGCCGTCGGCCAGTCCGTGGATCGCCTGGTACGACTTCTCCGTGTCGAACCCGCCGTTGTCACCGGCCGGATGCCCGTTCGGCGCGTAGTACGAGACCACGTACGTCGTGTTCGCGCTGACGTTGACCGGCGAGCTGAAGTTCAGCGTCTGCCAGCCGATCGCGGACTCACCGCTGAACGTGCCCGTCGCGAGCCTCGTCCCGGTCGACGACCAGAGCGAGCCGGTGTGCGAGCCGGTGTTGCCCGCGCCCTTGTAGAAGCGGACGCCGAGCACCTGGCCCTTGGAGTCGAACCGGACCTTCGTGCCGACCTCGACCGGAGCCGTGTCGTACGGGTCGGCCGGGCTCGCCGGATGCGTGAAGTCGTCCCAGATCGTGCACGGACAGGCCGCCGGTCTCGGCGAACCGGTCTTGAACGTCCAGGTCACCGTGTTCGCCTGGTTACCCGAGGCGTCGGCGGCGTGCATCGTCGCGGTATAGGTCGTGCCCGGGTCCAAAGTGGAACTCGGGGTGAACGTCACCTTGCCGCCGTCGATCGAGATCGACCCGGCCTCCGAACCACCGGAGTAGGTCAGCGAGAACGTCACCGAACCCGGTGCGATGTTCTCGTCGTAGGTGACCGAGACCGGCGAGCTGAGCCCGATCGAGCTCTCGCCAGAGGCTGGCGAGGTCGACAGCATCACCGGCGCGCGGGTGTCCGGGCCGGGATCGAGCGCCCACACGACGTCCACCCAGTAGTTGGTGTCCCCATAGGACTGAGTGGGGAAGCCTGGTGAGCCGAAGCGGAACACGCCGTTCGGGCCGTCGATGCCGCTCTTGAGCGCGACGAGCGGATCCAGCGTCGCGCCCTTGTCCCTGAAGTAGGCGAGGTCGGACGCGTAATGGCCGGTCGGCGCGTAGTACGAGGCGACGTACGTGGTGCCCGCGGTGACCGGGACCGAGGTCGGCAGCGCGAGTGTCTGCCAGCCGTTCGTGGTCTCGCCGACGAAGGTGCCGGTGCCGAGCAGCTGACCGCCGGCCGTCCACAGTGAACCGGTGTGCGCGCCGGTGTTGTTCGCGCCCTTGTAGAACTTGATGCCCCGGACGTAGCCGTCGGAGCTGGCGCGGAACTTCACCCCGACCTCGACCGGGCCGTTGTCGGCCGTCGACGTGGTGCCCGGCACCGTCTGGTCGGTCCAGATGCTGCACGGGCAGCTGCGCGGGATGACCGTGATCTGCTTGGACACGGCGGCCGACAGGTTCGCCGAGTCGTCGACCGCGCGGACCTTGAGCACCGGGGTGCCCGCGGTCTCCGGCACGAAGGTGTAGTTCCAGTTCGTGGTGCCCGCCGTCCACGTCGCCGAGTGCCAGGTGGTGCCGTTGTCCGTCGACACCTCCACCCCCGCGACCTGGCCGCCGCCGTTGTCGGAGACGGTGCCGGAGAAGGTGTAGTTGCTGCCGACGGCGGTCGCCTGCGCGTTCGTGATGGCGACGGTGGGCGCGAGCGTGTCGAGGCTGGCGGTCGCGGGCACCAGCCCGGCCTGCAGCGTCGAAGCCTGCACACCCATGTCCGCCAGCAGGTTGATCGTCGCCTGCTTGATCCGGATGTCGGAGGTGGCTTCGACCTGCCAGTCGAACGCGTGCGCGTCGTCGAGACCCCAGGCCCACTGCACGGTGCCCGCGCCGAACACCAGCGCGCCGCTGGGCTGGTAGCGGTAGTAGGTCAGCGCGTGCGTCTTCGTGCCGGTGCCGTAGGTGTCGCCGTAGTCCTTCAGCACGTAGTTGCCGT encodes:
- a CDS encoding glycosyltransferase; the encoded protein is MTDAGTPGRRLVVVVSGVTWDGVKGSERQLAEALTEHFDILWVDPPVSPATPDRYRGVAASAGRQWRPVLREVTSTIGRLTPVALPGLTRPGIRSTTWPLVRAQLAWALRRLRRRPRAVLACSPHDVLGRWGSSTVDVLYGTDDWVAGAELMRLDRDRVAGEERKSLRRADLVLAVGPELAARWRGLGPEPMLFPNGCAPDAYLAEVEPAALPDGFPTPVAGLSGQLSDRIDLALLEAVADTGVGLLLVGPRDPGWYPARVDSLLARENVHYVGPVPFDDLLPYLARFDVGLTPYADSAFNRASFPLKTLEYLAAGKPVVSSELPASRRLADETDEIRLADSPAAFAEAVLAAAIQARDPAAVSVRRGVARAHSWSARAEKLAGLIG
- a CDS encoding DUF4082 domain-containing protein, coding for MAGLLMAIPASTLLATPAAAAPCTAPVTNKVACENTQTGTPNWQVASFDDTIHGFTTDISSAPGGTVTFKVNTNAVNYHIDIFRLGYYNNDGARLVQTLARNGAQVQPACQTEAATGLVDCGNWAPSVTWNVPSTAVSGLYYAVLRRDDTGGENEIAFVIRDDTSTSKILFQTSDSTWQAYNAYGGQTGRMPNGGVYSGQGGNSLYGGTGPGAQGAAYKVSYNRPLYGQGDDNYIFNAEVPMLKFLEANGYDLSYTTDTDTARRGNLITNHKVFMAVGHDEYWSNEQRNNVEAARAAGVNMAFFTGNEIFWKTRWEPSIGQSTNDWRTVVCYKETKASAKIDPNAQWTGTWRDPRFSPPSDGGRPENSLLGQIFTVNGRRTDSMSVPAAYGKMRLWRGTSLANLAPGNIYTFKPGTLGYEWDTVEDNGFQPAGVAQLSRTTVNINDGNYVLKDYGDTYGTGTKTHALTYYRYQPSGALVFGAGTVQWAWGLDDAHAFDWQVEATSDIRIKQATINLLADMGVQASTLQAGLVPATASLDTLAPTVAITNAQATAVGSNYTFSGTVSDNGGGQVAGVEVSTDNGTTWHSATWTAGTTNWNYTFVPETAGTPVLKVRAVDDSANLSAAVSKQITVIPRSCPCSIWTDQTVPGTTSTADNGPVEVGVKFRASSDGYVRGIKFYKGANNTGAHTGSLWTAGGQLLGTGTFVGETTNGWQTLALPTSVPVTAGTTYVASYYAPTGHYASDLAYFRDKGATLDPLVALKSGIDGPNGVFRFGSPGFPTQSYGDTNYWVDVVWALDPGPDTRAPVMLSTSPASGESSIGLSSPVSVTYDENIAPGSVTFSLTYSGGSEAGSISIDGGKVTFTPSSTLDPGTTYTATMHAADASGNQANTVTWTFKTGSPRPAACPCTIWDDFTHPASPADPYDTAPVEVGTKVRFDSKGQVLGVRFYKGAGNTGSHTGSLWSSTGTRLATGTFSGESAIGWQTLNFSSPVNVSANTTYVVSYYAPNGHPAGDNGGFDTEKSYQAIHGLADGVDGGNGVYKAGSGGGFPTSTYRASNYWVDVIFQNGLNGDTTPPTITNRTPAPGATGTPLAGTVSTTFSEPVDLTSAQFSLSDPGSAKLSGSLALSADQKTVTWTPAARLVAGTTYAVSMKIADANGNPMPAASTWTFTTAATQTCPCTLFSAATTPTILSADEATSLELGVRFSSSVDGNVTGVKFYKGTGNTGTHTGSLWTADGTQLATGTFTGETASGWQTLTFNAPVAITAGQSYIASYTAPNGHYSANAFYFEQTGVSSAPLTAPATGGGTPNGVYKVGPGFPDSTYRGGNYWVDVVFSPSA